The genomic interval CTTCAGTGTGTCTGAGCTAAAACACACGTCATACTGCTGAGTAGATTTGGAGTAAGACCAGCTCCCGTCAGGGTGTGTGGTGATCATCGGGGCGCTGTACCTGCCCAAACTGCTGTCCGTCCTGTGGCATTTTACAGCTATCAAACTGATGAGGCTCAGTAAAAAGATGACGGACACACTCACAATGGCGATCAGCAGATACAGATTTAAATCCGAGAAACTCTCCTCCTTTACCGGCGCGTGTCTGAATGGAGTCTTGACGTCACTTCCGCTTTCAACAACCACAGCATCAATAGACACAGTCGCTGACAGTGAGGGCTCTCCGTTATCAGAAACCAAAATGACCAGCGGGTGAGTTTTCAGGTCATTGTCACTCATTCTCCTCTTAGTTCTGATCTCCCCGCTGCTGGTTCCGATTCGGAACAGATTGTTTCCTTTGGGCTCAGAGATGTGGTAGGACAACAGCGCATTGTAACCAGAATCTGCATCTACAGCCCTGATCTTGGCCACAAAGTATCCCGCGTCAGCAGAATAGGGAATGTTCTCGGTGTTAACGGAACCGAGCTCGGAATAGGGCGCGAGAATCGCGGGACTGTTGTCATTCTCATCCAGGACAAAAACATTTACAGTCACGTTACTGCTGAGCGGAGGAACACCAGAGTCTGTGGCCTGAACtttaaactcaaatgttttgaTCTCCTCATAGTTAAACGACTGTAAACTGTGGAGATCTCCAGTGTCAGAGTTTATGTTGATCATGGATGTTACCGGGCCGCTTTTAGAGCTTTCTAGTAAAGAATATGTTATTCTGGCATTATCACCTACATCAGGATCAACAGCAGATACTGTATGAATAACAGCTCCAATCTGACTGTTCTCTTTCACATAAACATTAATGACGGGCTCTGGAAAGCGCGGCGCGTTGTCATTGACATCAGAAACGTGTACAGCAATGACACTGGTGCTAGAGAGAGGCGGATTCCCTTCATCAGTAGCGCTGATTGTCACGTTATACTCAGACGCGCGCTCTCTGTCTAGAGGTCCATCTACAATCAAAGAATACTTATTTTTATAGGTGTTCTGTAATGCAAACGGAAGGGAAtcgattatttttaattttactgaTCCATTTTCGTCAGAATCATCATCTTTTACTGTAATCAGCCCCACCATTGTCCCTTTTGGTGAATCCTCCTTCACAACATTAATAAGAGACGTCACAGATATTTCAGGAATATTATCATTAACATCAATTATTTCCACTAATACTTTACAATGAGCTACTCTTGGAGTCGGGCCTTTGTCTCTCGCTTGCACGCGTATTTCAATAGCATTATTTGACTCGTGATCTAATTTACCTAGAACAGTTATTTCACCAGTTTCTTTATTAATCGCAAATGACTCAATATTTTTATCGTTACCATGTTTGATGAAAGAATAAACTATTTCTCCGTTTAGCCCCGCGTCTGCATCTCTCGCGTTTACAGTGATAACGGAGGTTCCAACGGGAGCATTTTCTGGAATTCGAGCTTTGTAAAGAGATTTTGTGAAAACGGGAATGTTATCGTTCACATCTACAACATTAACAATTATATTTACTGTTCCTGATCTTGGAGGTTTTCCTCCATCTACTGCGGTCAGTGTGAGCTGGATCCCCGCCTGTTTTTCTCGATCTAAAGCTTTCTGCAGCACTAATTCAGCAGACACACTCTGTTCTCCTCCGCTTTGTACATCCAAAGAGAAATGCTCATTTGGACTAAGCTTGTAGCTCTTCACCGAATTAATGCCCACATCTGCATCATCTGCACTCGGTAAAGAATATCTTTCCCCTATAAACGCTGCCTcagatacatttaaatgtaacGAGGAGGAGGGAAATGTGGGAGAATTGTCGTTTATATCCAACACATTTACTTCAAATCTGTACATGTTCAGTGGTGAATTAACAATGGCCTCCAGCTCTAAAGCACATTTTAAGCTTTGTCCGCATATCTCCTCTCGGTCTAATTTGTCTTTAATTTGAAGTATTCCTGTTTTCATATTTACATAGAAATACCTTTTGTTTGGTCCAACGATCTGAAATCCCCGATCTTCCAGTTCTTGCAAATTAAGATTTAAATCTTTGACTATATTGCCAACTGTAGTCCCTGGACTGGCCTCTTCCGACACAGAGAACACAATCTGCCCCGATGATATCGTCGGAAGTAAATAAAAAGCAGTGATATATATCCACAATATGTTTCGTTTCCTTGCAGAATTCGCCATGATCCGCCAGCACTTAATCCACGGGACAAACTAAACACATCCGCACATTGTTTCGTAAAATAATCCACCTACTGCGCTGCAAATCATACCCTCGCTACTATGGCTTCTCCTGAACAAAGCACAGCTCGAGCTCAAACGCCCTGCCCCAAAACAGGGAGGAGTCTGTGCAAGATTAAAAGgaacaataataaaatttttaagaCGGATCTCTGACGACACCTAGTGGATACACAAAGATAGTATGGCCGAGCAAACATTAGAAAGCTAAATGTGTTCGAACTGAAGTAAACAAGTCCACCTATCTCCACCTTTACTGCTACAAATAGGCAAATATACTTTTGTACAAAACATCAAGTTATCCAAAGACAGACACACAACCACTCCTGCAGTTTATATATAGCAAATAAAACAAGCCCAGTAGCATTATACAAAAAAAGAGCACTTAAATAAATCAAACCAATCAAGACATCTGTGTAAAATAGGTAATCTTAGAGGGAACCCAGGGTATTATGACTTGTATggattaataaatacaaatgatgttttacactaaaatatataaatatttattagagATCCAATAGAAAATTTTAGTTGTTCAAATAAGTGCACATTTAGTTTGGACTAGGGGAGGCGCCAGTATTTTCGTTTCGCAAAGAAGTCAAAGAGATGCATACAGTGAGCCATTGGCGCTGCCTTTGGCAATGTTACCACATCATACCTCGGAAAATAAAAAGCCATATCGTGCTACATGTAATATACTTCAAACTTATTGACAGCTATATCAGCACCATGGAGAGCACTAACTGTTTAGGGGGAAAACTAAGTGTAGCGCGCACACAAATAAACACTATAACACTTAGCTCATAATGTGAATATAAATAAGAATCAACAAGCCAACAACCCATGAAATAAAATAGCATCAATTTACCAGAGGCTCTAAATGTCTTACCTTCTCTTTATTAGGCAGTGTTTGTGTTCTGGTAAAAGTGTCTCCTCCATTAATACTGATCAGTTCTGCATCTGCAGGCGGAAATGGCGCAGGGAAAACCACTACGTCACTCTTCAGTGTGTCTGAGCTAAAACACACGTCATACTGCTGAGTAGATTTGGAGTAAGACCAGCTCCCGTCAGGGTGTGTGGTGATCATCGGGGCGCTGTACCTGCCCAAACTGCTGTCTGTCCTGTGGCATTTTACAGCTATCAAACTGATGAGGCTCAGTAAAAAGATGACGGACACACTCACAATGGCGATCAGCAGATACAGATTTAAATCCGAGAAACTCTCCTCCTTTACCGGCGCGTGTCTGAATGGAATCTTGACGTCACTTCCGCTTTCAACAACCACAGCATCAATAGACACAGTCGCTGACAGTGAGGGCTCTCCGTTATCAGAAACCAAAATGACCAGCGGGTGAGTTTTCAGGTCATTGTCACTCATTCTCCTCTTAGTCCTGATCTCCCCGCTGCTGGTTCCGATTCGGAACAGATTGTTCCCTTTGGGCTCAGAGATGTGGTAGGACAACAGCGCATTGTAACCAGAATCTGCATCTACAGCCCTGATCTTGGCCACAAAGTAGCCCGCGTCAGCAGAATAGGGAATGTTCTCGGTGTTAACGGAACCGAGCTCGGAATAGGGCGCGAGAATCGCGGGACTGTTGTCATTCTCATCCAGGACAAAAACATTTACAGTCACGTTACTGCTGAGCGGAGGAACACCAGAGTCTGTGGCCTGAACtttaaactcaaatgttttgaTCTCCTCATAGTTAAACGACTGTAAACTGTGGAGATCTCCAGTGTCAGAGTTATGTTGATCATGGATGTTACCGGGCCGCTTTTAGAGCTTTCTAGTAAAGAATATGTTATTCTGGCATTATCACCTACATCAGGATCAACAGCAGATACTGTATGAATAACAGCTCCAATCTGACTGTTCTCTTTCACATAAACATTAATGACGGGCTCTGGAAAGCGCGGCGCGTTGTCATTGACATCAGAAACGTGTACAGCAATGACACTGGTGCTAGAGAGAGGCGGAGTCCCTTCATCAGTAGCGCTGATTGTCACATTATACTCAGATGCTCGCTCTCTGTCTAGAGGTCCATCTACTACTAgagaataataatttttgtagttTGTCTGAAGTTTAAAAGGTACATTATTTGACACAGCGCAATTCACCACACCGTTTTTTCCACCATCCCTGTCGATCACTGAGACCAGAGCAACAGCAGTGCCAATACTGGCGTCCTCCTTCACTGTACCGAGTAGTGACGTCACGGTTATCTCTGGCTCATTGTCATTAATATCCAGCACCTCCACCAGGACTTTACAATGCGTGGACATCGGAGGTTGTCCTTTGTCACTGGCCTGTGCGCGGATCTCAAATGCATTGTTCTCTTCGAAATCTATATTGCCCTTGACTGTGATAACACCGGTAGTTTGATCAATATCAAAAATTTGCAGGACTTTATTCTGATCTCTTTTAATTATAGAATAAATTATGTCGCTATTACTGCCTTCATCGATGTCTGTCGCATTTAGCACAGCAATTGTCGTTCCAATagcaacattttcaaaaacagtTGTTTTATACAAGGGCTTACTAAAAAAGGGCGTGTTATCATTAATATCTAAAACTTTAACCATTATAATTGATGTACCGGTTTTAGCGGGTGTTCCTCCGTCTACAGCGGTCAGTGTGAGCTGAATCGCAGGCTTTTTCTCCCGATCTAAAGCTTTCTGCAGCACTAATTCAGCAGATACACCCTCTCCTCTGTGCACTGctaaagaaaaatgttcattCGAGCTAAGCTTGTAATCATTAATGGCATTCTTCCCAACGTCTGCGTCTGTAGCGTGATGCAAAGAGAATCTAACTCCAGGCAGGGTGCTTTCCGCAATGTCTATTGTTTGTGATTTCTCGCTGAATGACGGAAAATTATCGTTTACATCCACAATATTAATTTCTATCTGATAAAGCTTCAACGGATTGTTGATAACCGCTTCTACACTGACTGTACATTTAGGCGCTTTGCCGCAAAGCTCCTCTCTGTCTATTCTTTCGTTTACATATAAAAACCCAGTTTTTAGATTTAcctcaaaatattttttcttgGATCCCGTGACAATCTGAAACATGCGCGACTCCAGTTCCTGAACATTCAGGTTTAGATCCTTAGCGATATTTCCCACTGATGTTCCCCGACTCACCTCCTCTGAAACAGAATAAGAGAGCTGCCCTGATGCCGCGTCCCAGAGACACACTAAAACAACGAGCACAAAACAAGCCACGACAGATCTCATCCTGTGCGTCGACAACATTGCGACATCCAGTGAATCCAGTGCAGTTATCCACAAAGCAAAAGAAGAAATCCAAGTTCATCTACGCGAATCAAGAAATATTAAACAACATCCCATTTTATCGACGATACAACACGAGGCCTTCCTCCACTGTTACTCATTCAGTCTCTCTGAAACAAAGCCCTGTGAAATCCCCTCCCCACTAAAACCAGGAGGGGCTTCCAGACACGAAAGACGAGTTCAAATGATACGGTCTGTAGTGACACCAAGCGGATTTATAAAGGCAACAAAAACAAAGTCAAATATCACAAATTTATCATTACAGTTGTCTTCAAAAAACAATACTAGCCCATAAGAAATCGTTGATATTTCACTGTGTCCAAAATGCGAGAAAATGTGGTGCATGTTTGGCAAATTATTTTGTGCTTGTATGTTCTTTATCCATCGTTCATATCAGGAGAAATATATATGCACGTTTATTTATTACAGCAGAATTAAAATTTGCAgcatggaataataataataataataagacgaAGAAGAAGAATTAAAGATTAATAATTTTGTAGAAAAGTTTGAAAATACACAACATATTTTAGAATAAATTGGGGAGAAATCTACTAAGAACAGGATACATCAGCAGCACCAGTGTGCATTTCAAACGTCATTATATTCAGAACCACGGACAGCTCCACCCAAAcccaaaattataaaaaatatacaaataaataaataaataataaattaatcctACAAGCTTATTGAAAAATACTCCTACCCTTTATAAggcaattaaataaatgtaagttTCAGAATTATTACTGCATTTTCTGGCTTTGAGAACATTAACAATGTCAATAAGAGGAAACGCTAAAATCCCAGAGGAAAAATATTTATCAGTATTCAGCTAAAGATGCAACTCAAAGCCAGGTTATTCATATTAACTAGGGAAATCTTTGGACAAAAAAccttaaataataatcaaaacatCCTTTAAGGGACTAACAAAAATAACCCtaacagttttattattattattattattattattattattattattattaataatattattataatgccTGCCAAGTTAagcaaaaaagactttcttcatACCTTGCTGCGTTAACATCacttaaatgtttgaaaaaagaGGTACAATTTTACAAGTGCACTAATAATTTGTAATTGTCTCTTCAACTATATAAAGTTTACAATATTTTGGTTtgaaattaattagatttttttttaaccacaaaaaaaaaaaatactaaacaaaaaaTAGTAACAGCACAGGCAGAAATTTAGACACGAAAGATCACAGTTCGCATTCAGAACCATGGATAGTTCCGACGAAGGTTGTTGATTTAAATACATTGCATAAGTCTGCATATTTACAAAAACACTTTTAATCATTGCCAACGAAATAGAAGAAACACTAGAAATTCAGTACTTTTACTAAACGAAAGCAAAATATTTCAATGAAAACGTTTACATTCTTACCTTCTCTTTATTAGGCAGTGTTTGTGTTCTGGTAAAAGTGTCTCCTCCATTAATACTGATCAGTTCTGCATCTGCAGGCGGAAATGGCGCAGGGAAAACCACTACGTCACTCTTCAGTGTGTCTGAGCTAAAACACACGTCATACTGCTGAGTAGATTTGGAGTAAGACCAGCTCCCGTCAGGGTGTGTGGTGATCATCGGGGCGCTGTACCTGCCCAAACTGCTGTCTGTCCTGTGGCATTTTACAGCTATCAAACTGATGAGGCTCAGTAAAAAGATGACGGACACACTCACAATGGCGATCAGCAGATACAGATTTAAATCCGAGAAACTCTCCTCCTTTACCGGCGCGTGTCTGAATGGAGTCTTGACGTCACTTCCGCTTTCAACGACCACAGCATCAATAGACACAGTCGCTGACAGTGAGGGCTCTCCGTTATCAGAAACCAAAATGACCAGCGGGTGAGTTTTCAGGTCATTGTCACTCATTCTCCTCTTAGTCCTGATCTCCCCGCTGCTGGTTCCGATTCGGAACAGATTGTTTCCTTTGGGCTCAGAGATGTGGTAGGACAACAGCGCATTGTAACCAGAATCTGCATCTACAGCCCTGATCTTGGCCACAAAGTAGCCCGCGTCAGCAGAATAGGGAATGTTCTCGGTGTTAACGGAACCGAGCTCGGAATAGGGCGCGAGAATCGCGGGACTGTTGTCATTCTCATCCAGGACAAAAACATTTACAGTCACGTTACTGCTGAGCGGAGGAACACCAGAGTCTGTGGCCTGAACTTTAAACTCAAATGTTTGATCTCCTCATAGTTAAACGACTGTAAACTGTGGAGATCTCCAGTGTCAGAGTTTATGTTGATCATGGATGTTACCGGGCCGCTTTTAGAGCTTTCTAGTAAAGAATATGTTATTCTGGCATTATCACCTACATCAGGATCAACAGCAGATACTGTATGAATAACAGCTCCAATCTGACTGTTCTCTTTCACATAAACATTAATGACGGGCTCTGGAAAGCGCGGCGCGTTGTCATTGACATCAGAAACGTGTACAGCAATGACACTGGTGCTAGAGAGAGGCGGAGTCCCTTCATCAGTAGCGCTGATTGTCACATTATACTCAGACGCGCGCTCTCTGTCTAGAGGACCGTTCACCACAAGCGAAAATCTATTTTTGTAAGTGTTTTCTAACCTAAACTGCACCGAGTCGCGTATTTGTAGATGCACAACGCCATTTTTACCATCATCTCCatcttttactgtaattaatccCAC from Danio aesculapii chromosome 14, fDanAes4.1, whole genome shotgun sequence carries:
- the LOC130240359 gene encoding protocadherin alpha-3-like gives rise to the protein MANSARKRNILWIYITAFYLLPTISSGQIVFSVSEEASPGTTVGNIVKDLNLNLQELEDRGFQIVGPNKRYFYVNMKTGILQIKDKLDREEICGQSLKCALELEAIVNSPLNMYRFEVNVLDINDNSPTFPSSSLHLNVSEAAFIGERYSLPSADDADVGINSVKSYKLSPNEHFSLDVQSGGEQSVSAELVLQKALDREKQAGIQLTLTAVDGGKPPRSGTVNIIVNVVDVNDNIPVFTKSLYKARIPENAPVGTSVITVNARDADAGLNGEIVYSFIKHGNDKNIESFAINKETGEITVLGKLDHESNNAIEIRVQARDKGPTPRVAHCKVLVEIIDVNDNIPEISVTSLINVVKEDSPKGTMVGLITVKDDDSDENGSVKLKIIDSLPFALQNTYKNKYSLIVDGPLDRERASEYNVTISATDEGNPPLSSTSVIAVHVSDVNDNAPRFPEPVINVYVKENSQIGAVIHTVSAVDPDVGDNARITYSLLESSKSGPVTSMININSDTGDLHSLQSFNYEEIKTFEFKVQATDSGVPPLSSNVTVNVFVLDENDNSPAILAPYSELGSVNTENIPYSADAGYFVAKIRAVDADSGYNALLSYHISEPKGNNLFRIGTSSGEIRTKRRMSDNDLKTHPLVILVSDNGEPSLSATVSIDAVVVESGSDVKTPFRHAPVKEESFSDLNLYLLIAIVSVSVIFLLSLISLIAVKCHRTDSSLGRYSAPMITTHPDGSWSYSKSTQQYDVCFSSDTLKSDVVVFPAPFPPADAELISINGGDTFTRTQTLPNKEKVRD